A portion of the Cryptomeria japonica chromosome 5, Sugi_1.0, whole genome shotgun sequence genome contains these proteins:
- the LOC131074475 gene encoding PHD finger-like domain-containing protein 5A — MAKHHPDLIMCRKQPGIAIGRLCEKCDGKCVICDSYVRPCTLVRVCDECNYGSYQGRCVICGGLGISDAYYCKECTQQEKDRDGCPKIVNLGSAKTDLFYERKKYGFKKR; from the coding sequence ATGGCCAAGCATCATCCTGATCTCATTATGTGCAGAAAGCAGCCAGGAATTGCTATAGGTCGACTTTGTGAGAAATGTGATGGTAAATGTGTAATTTGTGATTCTTATGTGCGACCTTGTACCCTTGTTCGAGTTTGTGATGAATGCAACTACGGATCCTACCAGGGAAGGTGTGTGATTTGTGGTGGATTAGGTATTTCTGATGCATATTACTGCAAGGAATGCACCCAACAGGAGAAAGATAGGGATGGATGCCCAAAAATAGTCAATCTTGGAAGTGCAAAAACAGATCTATTTTATGAACGGAAGAAATATGGTTTCAAGAAGAGATAG